A region from the Lolium perenne isolate Kyuss_39 chromosome 4, Kyuss_2.0, whole genome shotgun sequence genome encodes:
- the LOC127347516 gene encoding uncharacterized protein, with protein MNVLYTNTASRVEAWLTSIESTLDASERKIVGIDVEYDRLRGSSINPKKAAVIQLCVGTEVLVYHVCHADERSEKLYNFLYGYRYTFAGICTAEDRNVLGRSQFYIHNIKDIQMIWRDPDNKKRTQGLKDVAAAIIDPFYMKMKDGFGREEHSMWANAPPLPPEHILYAARDAYVTYEVYKREVTVIKKAKLFAADGKLSLVAGIPIVFPDVTVRIRTEAEAKKSSSTSGNHF; from the exons ATGAATGTGTTGTACACCAACACGGCATCCAGAGTAGAGGCATGGCTTACTTCAATTGAATCTACCCTTGATGCTTCTGAAAGGAAGATTGTGGGGATAGATGTTGAGTATGACAGGCTTAGAGGATCCAGCATTAATCCGAAGAAGGCCGCTGTCATCCAACTTTGTGTGGGCACTGAAGTTTTGGTGTACCACGTTTGCCATGCTGATGAAAGGAGTGAGAAGTTGTATAATTTCCTATATGGGTACCGGTACACATTCGCTGGAATCTGCACTGCTGAAGATCGTAATGTTCTTGGTCGTTCTCAATTTTATATCCACAATATCAAGGACATCCAGATGATTTGGAGAGACCCGGACAACAAGAAGAGGACTCAAGGTCTGAAAGATGTTGCTGCAGCCATTATAGATCCATTttacatgaagatgaaagatggaTTTGGTAGGGAGGAGCATAGCATGTGGGCTAATGCGCCTCCTCTCCCACCTGAACATATTTTATATGCTGCTAGGGATGCATATGTGACCTACGAGGTGTATAAGC GTGAAGTTACAGTTATTAAGAAAGCGAAATTGTTTGCCGCCGATGGCAAACTAAGTCTCGTTGCCGGTATTCCTATCGTTTTCCCTGATGTTACTGTGAGGATTAGAACTGAGGCCGAGGCTAAGAAAAGCTCTTCTACATCTGGTAATCATTTTTAa